From the genome of Cedecea lapagei, one region includes:
- a CDS encoding fimbria/pilus periplasmic chaperone, whose product MKNILLLLALLLTPPAKAIYLSSGVFTLESDKSQYSRQFLNNTERTNLYTINAYRINRPGSDEKPQPLQNGEILYTPLKKVLEPGAWEFFKVFYKGPADAQERYYRIVIKEIPTNATLLPSQSKSPLVSPVIALDTTLVVRPRTLRFSYDYNPEAGVLTNNGNTYFRVILHKSCEQNDDTAKIFNLLPGEHYRGPEMKGQHSKFIVAFDRYIQLGNQCPAGSAD is encoded by the coding sequence ATGAAAAATATCTTACTGCTGCTGGCATTACTGCTTACTCCACCAGCGAAAGCGATTTATCTTTCTTCGGGGGTTTTTACCCTCGAGTCTGATAAATCTCAATATTCAAGACAGTTTTTAAATAATACCGAACGCACTAATTTATACACCATCAACGCCTACCGTATTAACCGGCCAGGGTCTGATGAGAAACCGCAGCCGCTACAAAACGGGGAGATACTCTATACGCCGTTAAAAAAGGTCCTGGAGCCTGGCGCATGGGAATTTTTTAAGGTCTTTTATAAAGGGCCAGCCGATGCGCAGGAGCGTTACTACCGGATTGTCATCAAGGAGATTCCAACTAACGCGACACTGCTTCCCAGCCAGTCTAAGTCACCGCTGGTTTCGCCCGTCATAGCACTGGATACGACTCTGGTAGTGCGTCCGCGAACATTGCGTTTTTCTTACGACTACAACCCTGAAGCCGGCGTGTTAACCAATAACGGTAATACCTATTTTCGCGTGATTCTTCATAAAAGCTGCGAGCAAAATGACGATACCGCCAAAATCTTTAATCTCTTGCCCGGAGAACACTACCGGGGCCCGGAGATGAAGGGGCAGCACAGTAAATTCATCGTCGCTTTTGACAGATACATCCAACTGGGCAATCAATGCCCGGCAGGATCGGCAGACTAG
- the dnaQ gene encoding DNA polymerase III subunit epsilon, whose amino-acid sequence MISTTTRQIVLDTETTGMNQIGAHYEGHRIIEIGAVEVINRRLTGNNFHVYLKPDRLVDPEAFGVHGIADEFLADKPTFDQVADSFMDYIRGAELVIHNASFDIGFMDYEFSKLRRDIPKTETFCKITDSLAMARKVFPGKRNSLDALCSRYEIDNSKRTLHGALLDAQILADVYLMMTGGQTSLKFSMEGDVQQQQGSGGIQRVVRRASGMRVIHASDEELLAHESRLDLVEKKGGSCLWRG is encoded by the coding sequence ATGATTTCTACCACGACCAGACAGATAGTCCTCGATACCGAAACCACGGGTATGAACCAGATCGGTGCTCATTACGAAGGGCATCGCATTATCGAGATTGGTGCGGTTGAAGTGATTAACCGTCGCCTGACGGGCAATAACTTCCACGTCTACTTAAAGCCCGATCGGCTGGTGGATCCGGAGGCGTTTGGCGTTCACGGTATTGCTGATGAGTTCCTGGCGGATAAACCGACCTTTGACCAGGTCGCCGACTCCTTTATGGACTACATTCGCGGCGCCGAGCTCGTGATTCATAACGCATCGTTCGATATCGGCTTTATGGACTACGAGTTCAGCAAGCTGCGCCGTGACATCCCCAAAACAGAGACCTTCTGTAAGATTACCGACAGCCTGGCGATGGCCCGTAAGGTGTTCCCGGGCAAGCGAAACAGCCTCGATGCACTCTGCTCGCGTTATGAAATAGACAACAGCAAACGTACCCTGCACGGCGCACTTCTCGATGCCCAAATCCTGGCCGACGTCTATCTGATGATGACCGGCGGGCAAACGTCGCTGAAATTCTCTATGGAGGGCGACGTGCAGCAGCAGCAGGGCAGCGGGGGTATCCAGCGCGTTGTCCGTCGGGCGTCAGGAATGCGGGTTATCCACGCCAGTGATGAAGAGCTGCTTGCCCACGAGTCTCGTCTTGATTTGGTGGAGAAGAAGGGCGGAAGCTGCCTCTGGCGAGGCTAA
- the rnhA gene encoding ribonuclease HI yields MRKQVEVFTDGSCLGNPGPGGYGAILRYKQHEKIFSEGFRLTTNNRMEMMAAIVALEALIEPCDVVLSTDSQYVRQGITQWIHNWKKRGWKTADKKPVKNVDLWKRLDAALSHHQIKWEWVKGHAGHPENERCDELARNAASRPTHEDVGYQPDGAAP; encoded by the coding sequence ATGCGCAAACAGGTAGAAGTTTTCACCGATGGCTCCTGCCTGGGGAATCCAGGGCCAGGCGGCTACGGTGCGATCTTACGGTACAAACAGCACGAGAAAATCTTCAGCGAAGGGTTTCGCCTCACCACCAATAACCGTATGGAGATGATGGCCGCTATCGTCGCGCTTGAGGCGCTTATAGAACCCTGCGATGTCGTCCTCAGCACCGACAGCCAGTACGTCCGCCAGGGCATTACCCAGTGGATCCACAACTGGAAGAAACGCGGCTGGAAAACGGCTGACAAGAAGCCGGTGAAGAACGTCGATTTATGGAAGCGTCTTGATGCCGCCCTCAGCCACCATCAAATTAAGTGGGAGTGGGTCAAAGGCCACGCGGGCCACCCGGAAAACGAACGCTGCGACGAACTGGCTCGCAACGCCGCATCACGCCCTACTCATGAGGATGTGGGCTATCAGCCGGACGGCGCGGCACCTTGA
- a CDS encoding class I SAM-dependent methyltransferase, producing the protein MKPARIPEILTSPHHWAQLRWGEYYRDALEEQLRPWLGKMFGFHLLKIGNLSAEVNTEACAISHQVNVAMQGDHLQVNADPLHLPFAAKSVDACLLAHTLPWCPDPHRLLREVDRVLIDDGWVVLSSFNPISLLGLGKTVPFLRKRAPYNSRMFTPMRQLDWLSLLNFEVMYRRSFQVLPWHKQGGRLLSTHLPALGCMHVIVARKRTLPLTLNPMKSRKAKSQIRSAVGATRQYRETVKVPRRPADSPHPHE; encoded by the coding sequence ATGAAACCGGCAAGGATACCTGAGATTCTCACTTCCCCCCATCATTGGGCGCAGCTGCGATGGGGAGAGTACTACCGGGACGCGCTCGAAGAGCAGCTTCGCCCCTGGCTGGGTAAAATGTTCGGCTTTCATTTGCTGAAAATCGGCAATCTCAGCGCGGAAGTTAACACGGAAGCCTGCGCGATATCGCATCAGGTGAATGTGGCCATGCAGGGGGATCATCTGCAGGTCAATGCCGATCCACTGCATTTGCCGTTTGCGGCAAAGTCGGTCGACGCCTGTTTGCTGGCCCATACGCTGCCCTGGTGCCCGGATCCGCACCGCCTGCTGCGGGAGGTCGATCGGGTTTTGATCGACGATGGCTGGGTAGTGCTCAGCAGCTTTAATCCCATCAGCCTGCTTGGCCTGGGAAAAACCGTCCCGTTCCTGCGCAAGCGAGCACCTTATAATAGCCGAATGTTCACCCCTATGAGACAGCTGGACTGGCTGTCACTGCTGAATTTTGAGGTGATGTACCGCCGAAGCTTTCAGGTCTTGCCGTGGCATAAGCAGGGGGGACGTTTACTGAGTACCCACCTGCCTGCGCTGGGGTGCATGCACGTCATCGTGGCGCGAAAACGCACGCTGCCGCTGACGCTGAACCCGATGAAAAGCCGTAAGGCGAAAAGTCAGATCCGCTCGGCGGTAGGGGCGACGCGGCAGTACCGTGAAACCGTCAAGGTGCCGCGCCGTCCGGCTGATAGCCCACATCCTCATGAGTAG